From Drosophila suzukii chromosome 2R, CBGP_Dsuzu_IsoJpt1.0, whole genome shotgun sequence, a single genomic window includes:
- the zip gene encoding myosin heavy chain, non-muscle isoform X4, with amino-acid sequence MSEEVDRNDPELKYLSVERNQFNDPATQAEWTQKRLVWVPHENQGFVAASIKREHGDEVEVELAETGKRVMILRDDIQKMNPPKFDKVEDMAELTCLNEASVLHNIKDRYYSGLIYTYSGLFCVVVNPYKKLPIYTEKIMERYKGIKRHEVPPHVFAITDSAYRNMLGDREDQSILCTGESGAGKTENTKKVIQFLAYVAASKPKGSGAVPHPAVLINFSVNTNKYIRVKIMTQSQNQSFEVSNGLKVVEVNPDCPEGELEQQLLQANPILEAFGNAKTVKNDNSSRFGKFIRINFDASGFISGANIETYLLEKSRAIRQAKDERTFHIFYQLLAGATPEQREKFILDDVKSYAFLSNGSLPVPGVDDYAEFQATVKSMNIMGMTSEDFNSIFRIVSAVLLFGSMKFRQERNNDQATLPDNTVAQKIAHLLGLSVTDMTRAFLTPRIKVGRDFVTKAQTKEQVEFAVEAIAKACYERMFKWLVNRINRSLDRTKRQGASFIGILDMAGFEIFELNSFEQLCINYTNEKLQQLFNHTMFILEQEEYQREGIEWKFIDFGLDLQPTIDLIDKPGGIMALLDEECWFPKATDRTFVDKLVSAHSMHPKFMKTDFRGVADFAIVHYAGRVDYSAAKWLMKNMDPLNENIVSLLQGSQDPFVVNIWKDAEIVGMAQQALTDTQFGARTRKGMFRTVSHLYKEQLAKLMDTLRNTNPNFVRCIIPNHEKRAGKIDAPLVLDQLRCNGVLEGIRICRQGFPNRIPFQEFRQRYELLTPNVIPKGFMDGKKACEKMIQALELDSNLYRVGQSKIFFRAGVLAHLEEERDFKISDLIVNFQAFCRGFLARRNYQKRLQQLNAIRIIQRNCAAYLKLRNWQWWRLYTKVKPLLEVTKQEEKLVQKEDELKQVREKLDTLAKNTQEYERKYQQALVEKTTLAEQLQAEIELCAEAEESRSRLMARKQELEDMMQELETRIEEEEERVLALGGEKKKLELNIQDLEEQLEEEEAARQKLQLEKVQLDAKIKKYEEDLALTDDQNQKLLKEKKLLEERANDLSQTLAEEEEKAKHLAKLKAKHEATIAELEERMHKDQQQRQESDRSKRKIETEVADLKEQLNERRVQVEEMQAQLAKREEELTQTLLRIDEESATKATAQKAQRELESQLAEIQEDLEAEKAARAKAEKVRRDLSEELEALKNELLDSLDTTAAQQELRSKREQELATLKKSLEEETVNHEGVLAEMRHKHSQELNGINDQLENLRKAKTVLEKAKGTLEAENADLATELRSVNSSRQENDRRRKQAESQIAELQVKLAEIERARSELQEKCTKLQQEAENITNQLEEAELKASAAVKSASNMESQLTEAQQLLEEETRQKLGLSSKLRQIESEKEALQEQLEEDDEAKRNYERKLAEVTAQMQEIKKKAEEDADLAKELEEGKKRLNKDIEALERQVKELIAQNDRLDKSKKKIQSELEDATIELEAQRTKVLELEKKQKNFDKILAEEKAISEQIAQERDTAEREAREKETKVLSVSRELDEAFDKIEDLENKRKTLQNELDDLANTQGTADKNVHELEKAKRALESQLAELKAQNEELEDDLQLTEDAKLRLEVNMQALRSQFERDLLAKEEGAEEKRRGLVKQLRDLETELDEERKQRTAAVASKKKLEGDLKEIETTMEMHNKVKEDALKHAKKLQAQVKDALRDAEEAKAAKEELQALSKEAERKVKALEAEVLQLTEDLASSERARRAAETERDELAEEIANNANKGSLMIDEKRRLEARIATLEEELEEEQSNSEVLLDRSRKAQLQIEQLTTELANEKSNSQKNENGRALLERQNKELKAKLAEIETAQRTKVKATIATLEAKIANLEEQLENEGKERLLQQKANRKMDKKIKELTMNIEDERRHVDQHKEQMDKLNSRIKLLKRNLDETEEELQKEKTQKRKYQRECEDMIESQEAMNREINSLKTKLRSIQVAETEKAKAYSPKKDAALIMNCEGLH; translated from the exons ATGTCGGAGGAAGTAGATCGCAACGATCCGGAGCTCAAGTACCTCTCGGTGGAGCGCAACCAGTTCAACGATCCGGCCACACAGGCCGAGTGGACACAGAAGCGTCTGGTGTGGGTGCCGCACGAGAACCAG GGCTTCGTGGCCGCCAGTATTAAGCGGGAGCATGGCGACGAGGTCGAAGTGGAGCTGGCCGAGACCGGCAAGCGGGTGATGATCCTGCGCGACGACATACAGAAGATGAATCCGCCAAAGTTCGACAAAGTCGAGGACATGGCCGAGCTGACGTGCCTGAACGAGGCCTCCGTTCTGCACAACATCAAGGACAGATACTACTCTGGCCTGATCTAT ACATATTCCGGTCTCTTCTGCGTTGTGGTCAACCCCTACAAGAAACTACCGATCTACACCGAAAAGATTATGGAACGGTATAAGGGCATAAAGCGACACGAAGTGCCTCCGCATGTATTTGCAATAACGGATAGTGCCTATAGAAACATGTTGGGTG ATCGCGAAGACCAATCGATTTTGTGTACTGGCGAATCGGGTGCTGGCAAGACGGAGAACACCAAGAAGGTCATCCAATTTCTGGCCTATGTGGCAGCCTCCAAGCCCAAGGGCTCCGGTGCG GTGCCGCATCCCGCCGTGCTCATT AACTTCTCGGTCAACACAAACAAGTACATAAGAGTCAAGATTATGACCCAAAGTCAGAATCAGTCATTCGAGGTATCCAACGGACTGAAGGTGGTGGAGGTTAATCCCGATTGTCCAGAG GGCGAGCTGGAGCAACAGCTGCTGCAGGCGAATCCCATACTGGAAGCCTTTGGTAACGCCAAGACCGTCAAGAACGATAACTCTTCGCGTTTC GGCAAATTCATCCGGATCAACTTCGATGCTTCGGGCTTCATCTCGGGGGCCAACATCGAAACCTATCTGCTGGAGAAGTCGCGTGCCATTCGTCAAGCGAAGGACGAACGAACATTCCATATTTTCTACCAATTGCTGGCGGGGGCCACGCCGGAGCAGCGCGAGAAGTTCATACTCGATGACGTCAAGTCGTATGCATTCCTGTCCAACGGCAGCCTGCCCGTGCCCGGCGTGGACGACTACGCCGAGTTCCAGGCAACGGTCAAGTCGATGAACATTATGGGCATGACCTCCGAGGATTTCAACTCGATATTCCGGATCGTGAGCGCTGTTCTGTTGTTCGGCAGCATGAAATTCCGTCAGGAGCGCAACAACGACCAGGCCACGCTGCCAGACAACACGGTGGCCCAGAAGATCGCGCACCTGCTCGGCCTCAGTGTGACGGACATGACTCGGGCCTTCCTGACCCCACGTATCAAAGTGGGACGGGACTTTGTCACGAAAGCCCAAACAAAGGAGCAGGTGGAGTTTGCCGTGGAGGCCATTGCCAAGGCGTGCTACGAGCGCATGTTCAAATGGCTCGTGAACCGCATTAACCGTTCTCTGGACCGCACAAAGCGCCAGGGCGCCTCCTTCATCGGCATTCTCGATATGGCCGGCTTTGAAATCTTCGAGCTAAATTCCTTTGAGCAGCTGTGCATCAACTATACCAACGAGAAGCTGCAGCAACTATTCAACCACACCATGTTTATTCTGGAGCAAGAGGAGTACCAGCGAGAGGGGATTGAGTGGAAGTTTATTGACTTCGGGCTAGATCTGCAGCCTACCATCGATCTGATCGACAAGCCCGGCGGCATTATGGCCTTGCTGGATGAGGAGTGCTGGTTCCCCAAGGCCACCGATAGGACGTTTGTCGACAAGCTCGTTTCGGCCCACTCCATGCACCCTAAGTTCATGAAGACCGACTTTCGCGGTGTCGCCGACTTTGCCATCGTGCACTACGCCGGCCGCGTTGACTACTCGGCGGCCAAGTGGCTGATGAAGAACATGGACCCACTGAACGAGAACATCGTGTCGCTGCTGCAGGGTTCGCAGGATCCGTTCGTGGTGAACATCTGGAAGGATGCGGAGATCGTTGGCATGGCACAGCAGGCCCTGACTGATACTCAGTTCGGGGCCCGCACCCGCAAGGGCATGTTCCGCACCGTGTCTCATCTTTACAAGGAGCAGCTGGCTAAGTTGATGGACACGCTGCGCAACACGAACCCGAACTTTGTGCGCTGTATCATACCGAACCACGAGAAGCGCGCCGGCAAGATCGATGCTCCCTTGGTGCTCGACCAGTTGCGTTGCAACGGCGTGCTCGAGGGCATTCGTATCTGCCGACAGGGCTTCCCCAATCGCATACCCTTCCAGGAGTTCCGCCAACGCTACGAACTGCTCACGCCCAACGTGATTCCCAAGGGTTTCATGGACGGCAAGAAGGCCTGTGAGAAGATGATTCAGGCGCTGGAGCTCGACTCGAACCTGTATCGAGTGGGCCAGTCGAAGATCTTCTTCCGCGCTGGCGTCCTCGCTCACCTAGAGGAGGAGCGTGATTTCAAGATCTCCGACCTGATCGTCAACTTCCAGGCCTTCTGCCGTGGCTTCCTCGCGCGTCGCAACTACCAAAAGCGCTTGCAGCAGCTCAACGCTATTCGAATCATCCAGCGTAACTGCGCCGCCTACCTCAAGCTTCGCAACTGGCAGTGGTGGCGTCTGTACACGAAGGTCAAGCCTCTGTTGGAGGTGACCAAGCAGgaggagaagctcgtccaaaAGGAGGATGAGCTGAAGCAGGTGCGCGAGAAGCTTGATACTCTGGCCAAGAACACACAGGAGTACGAGCGCAAGTACCAGCAGGCTTTGGTGGAGAAGACAACTCTAGCTGAGCAGCTGCAAGCCGAAATTGAACTTTGCGCTGAGGCAGAAGAGTCGCGTTCCCGACTAATGGCGCGCAAGCAGGAACTGGAGGATATGATGCAGGAGCTAGAGACCCGCATCGAAGAAGAGGAAGAACGCGTCCTGGCCCTAGGAGGAGAGAAAAAGAAGTTGGAGCTGAATATTCAAGATCTGGAAGAGCAGTTGGAAGAAGAGGAGGCAGCCCGTCAGAAGTTGCAGTTGGAGAAGGTGCAGCTTGACGCCAAGATAAAAAAGTACGAAGAAGATCTCGCCCTAACCGACGACCAGAACCAAAAGCTTCTCAAGGAGAAAAAGCTACTGGAGGAGCGCGCTAACGATCTTTCCCAAACACTTgctgaggaggaggagaaggcTAAGCACCTGGCCAAGCTGAAGGCCAAACACGAGGCCACAATCGCCGAGCTCGAGGAACGCATGCACAAGGATCAACAGCAGCGTCAAGAGTCTGACCGATCTAAGCGAAAAATCGAGACCGAAGTAGCCGACCTCAAAGAGCAGCTCAATGAGCGCCGCGTCCAGGTGGAGGAGATGCAGGCTCAGCTGGCCAAGCGTGAGGAGGAACTTACCCAGACTCTCTTGCGCATCGATGAGGAGTCTGCCACCAAGGCCACCGCCCAGAAGGCTCAGCGCGAGCTAGAGTCACAGCTGGCCGAGATCCAAGAGGATCTGGAGGCCGAAAAGGCAGCCCGTGCAAAGGCAGAGAAGGTTAGACGCGACCTTAGCGAAGAACTGGAGGCCCTCAAGAATGAATTGCTCGACTCCCTGGACACCACAGCCG CCCAGCAGGAACTGCGCTCTAAGCGCGAACAGGAGTTAGCCACGCTGAAAAAGTCGCTCGAAGAGGAGACCGTCAACCACGAGGGCGTTTTGGCTGAAATGAGGCACAAGCACTCTCAGGAGCTTAACGGCATTAACGACCAGCTTGAAAACCTACGTAAAGCCAAGACAGTCCTCGAAAAGGCCAAAGGAACCTTGGAGGCGGAGAACGCCGACTTGGCCACCGAACTGCGAAGCGTCAACAGCTCCCGGCAAGAGAACGATCGCCGGCGCAAGCAGGCAGAGTCGCAGATTGCTGAATTGCAG GTCAAACTCGCTGAGATTGAACGCGCCCGCTCGGAACTGCAGGAGAAATGCACAAAGCTGCAGCAGGAAGCTGAAAACATAACAAACCAGCTGGAGGAAGCCGAACTAAAGGCATCGGCCGCCGTTAAGTCTGCGAGCAACATGGAATCGCAACTCACCGAAGCTCAACAGCTGTTGGAGGAGGAAACGCGCCAGAAGCTGGGTCTCAGCTCCAAGCTGCGTCAGATCGAATCAGAAAAAGAAGCTCTACAAGAGCAGCTCGAGGAGGATGATGAAGCCAAGCGCAACTACGAACGAAAGCTGGCAGAAGTCACCGCGCAGATGCAGGAGATTAAAAAGAAGGCCGAGGAAGACGCGGATCTGGCCAAGGAACTGGAGGAGGGCAAGAAGCGACTCAACAAGGACATCGAAGCCTTGGAGCGTCAGGTCAAGGAACTAATTGCCCAGAATGACCGCCTCGATAAGAGTAAAAAGAAGATTCAGTCGGAGCTTGAAGATGCCACAATTGAGCTGGAGGCGCAACGCACCAAG GTGCTCGAATTGGAGAAGAAGCAAAAGAACTTCGACAAGATCCTCGCCGAGGAGAAAGCCATATCAGAACAGATCGCCCAGGAGCGCGATACTGCAGAGCGGGAGGCGCGCGAAAAGGAGACCAAGGTGCTGTCGGTTTCCCGCGAGCTAGACGAAGCCTTCGACAAGATAGAAGACCTCGAGAACAAGCGCAAGACCCTCCAAAACGAACTCGACGACCTGGCCAACACCCAGGGCACCGCTGACAAGAACGTCCATGAGCTGGAGAAGGCGAAGAGGGCGCTAGAGTCTCAGCTGGCCGAACTGAAAGCACAAAACGAAGAGCTCGAGGACGATCTGCAACTGACTGAAGACGCTAAACTGCGCTTGGAAGTCAACATGCAAGCCCTTCGCTCTCAGTTCGAACGCGACCTGCTGGCTAAGGAGGAAGGCGCCGAGGAGAAAAGACGCGGGCTCGTCAAACAATTGCGGGATCTTGAAACCGAATTGGACGAGGAACGCAAGCAACGCACGGCCGCCGTGGCGTCAAAGAAGAAGCTGGAGGGCGACCTGAAGGAGATCGAGACCACAATGGAGATGCATAATAAGGTGAAGGAGGATGCGTTGAAGCATGCGAAGAAGCTGCAAGCACAAGTGAAGGACGCGCTGCGCGACGCCGAGGAGGCTAAAGCCGCCAAGGAGGAGCTGCAGGCCCTGAGCAAAGAGGCCGAGCGTAAGGTCAAGGCCCTGGAAGCAGAAGTATTACAACTGACCGAGGATCTGGCCAGCTCAGAGAGGGCGCGCCGTGCTGCTGAAACGGAGCGCGACGAACTGGCCGAGGAAATTGCCAATAATGCCAACAAGGGCTCCTTAATGATCGACGAGAAGCGCCGACTGGAGGCCCGCATCGCCACTCTTGAGGAGGAGCTGGAGGAAGAACAGTCCAACTCAGAGGTGCTGCTGGACCGCAGCCGCAAGGCGCAGCTGCAGATTGAGCAGTTGACCACCGAGTTGGCCAATGAAAAATCCAACTCCCAAAAGAACGAGAACGGCCGTGCTCTGCTCGAACGCCAAAACAAGGAGCTAAAGGCCAAGCTTGCTGAAATCGAAACGGCGCAGCGCACCAAGGTGAAGGCCACGATTGCCACGCTCGAGGCCAAGATCGCCAACCTCGAGGAGCAGCTAGAGAATGAGGGCAAGGAGCGACTGTTGCAGCAGAAGGCCAACCGCAAGATGGACAAGAAGATTAAGGAGCTTACGATGAACATCGAGGACGAACGGAGACATGTCGACCAGCACAAGGAGCAAATGGATAAG CTGAATAGCCGCATTAAACTGCTCAAGCGCAACCTGGACGAGACCGAAGAGGAGCTGCAGAAGGAGAAGACGCAGAAGCGCAAGTACCAGCGTGAGTGCGAGGACATGATTGAATCGCAGGAAGCCATGAATCGTGAGATTAACTCACTCAAAACGAAACTACG CTCCATACAAGTGGCCGAGACTGAAAAGGCCAAGGCATATTCGCCCAAAAAGGATGCCGCACTTATTATGAATTGTGAGGGTCTGCATTAG